One Labrus mixtus chromosome 22, fLabMix1.1, whole genome shotgun sequence genomic window carries:
- the dusp16 gene encoding dual specificity protein phosphatase 16, whose product MSEHPAGPGSWSRCGAVRAIGAEALVALLEGGLDRVVLIDSRPFVDYNASHILEAVNVNCSKLMKRRLQQDKVQIAELLQHSAKKKLELAGDLEVVVYDQSSSDPSALSSESFLSVLLLKLERSFPSVHLLSGGFSEFSHLFPGLCEGKSSVVPSCMSQPCLPVTNVGPTRILPHLYLGCQRDVLNKDLMQQNDIVYVLNASNTCPKPDFIPETHFLRVPVNDSFCEKILPWLDRSVEFIEKAKASNARVLVHCLAGISRSATIAIAYIMKRMDMNLDEAYRFVKEKRPTISPNFNFLGQLLDFEKKIKSPNETKLKSLLHLESAEFSAPSDDSEPAANQEACPGVSMLEPLTLPCVLADAPDERLLVTALSGLTLPDGPVENARLKRSFSLDIKSYGEPGGAAPHRVFVPHGGSGDPGEFYKPSTFKEASSKPCQFSPVEEVSEQSTPEQSPDKEEADGAERVAPPPTSSSFKPPPSAHSCSQQLHRSGSVEENATSFLFGLSRSQQHLARPGPGGALKGWHSDILLGPVTVSTSSLTGGWYLSSDSARFYSTSAILSSGGLAAYGCGAGLEAVRRRGRQRTGDNGDSRRSWHEESSFEKQLKRRSCQMEFGGGLTDSRSRDDLRQVSSQSSFSGSMEVIQVS is encoded by the exons ATGTCGGAGCATCCTGCAGGACCAGGATCGTGGTCCAGATGTGGGGCGGTGCGGGCGATCGGGGCGGAGGCTCTGGTGGCCCTGCTGGAGGGGGGTCTGGACCGGGTGGTGCTGATCGACAGCCGGCCCTTCGTGGACTACAACGCCTCGCACATCCTGGAGGCGGTGAACGTGAACTGCTCCaagctgatgaagaggaggctgCAGCAGGACAAGGTGCAGATcgctgagctgctgcagcactCGGCCAAGAAGAAG ttgGAGCTCGCCGGAGATCTGGAGGTGGTTGTTTACGATCAGAGCTCTTCAGACCCGAGCGCTCTCAGCTCCGAGTCCTTCCTCAGCGTCCTGCTGCTCAAACTCGAGAGGAGCTTCCCCTCCGTGCacctgctctcag gtGGGTTCTCTGAGTTCTCTCACCTGTTCCCCGGTCTGTGTGAGGGGAAGTCGTCCGTGGTCCCCTCCTGTATGTCTCAGCCGTGTCTGCCCGTCACCAACGTGGGCCCCACCCGCATCCTGCCTCACCTGTACCTGGGCTGTCAGAGAGACGTGCTCAACAAG GATCTGATGCAGCAGAACGACATCGTCTACGTCCTGAACGCCAGCAACACCTGCCCCAAACCCGACTTCATCCCCGAGACTCACTTCCTGCGAGTCCCCGTCAACGACTCGTTCTGTGAGAAGATCCTGCCCTGGCTGGACCGCTCGGTCGAGTTCATCG agaaagCCAAAGCCTCAAACGCTCGCGTCCTGGTCCACTGTCTGGCCGGGATCTCGCGCTCTGCGACCATCGCCATCGCCTACATCATGAAGAGGATGGACATGAACCTGGACGAGGCGTACAG gtttGTGAAGGAAAAGCGTCCGACCATCTCTCCGAACTTTAACTTCTTGGGTCAGCTGCTCGACTTTGAGAAGAAGATCAAGAGTCCGAACGAGACGAAGCTCAAGTCCCTCCTTCACCTGGAGTCGGCGGAGTTCTCGGCACCATCCGATGACTCGGAGCCggcagccaatcaggaggcgTGTCCAGGTGTGTCCATGTTGGAGCCGCTCACGCTGCCCTGCGTTCTGGCCGACGCCCCCGACGAGCGTCTGCTGGTCACGGCTCTGAGCGGTCTGACGCTCCCGGACGGTCCGGTGGAGAACGCCCGTCTGAAGCGCTCCTTCTCTCTGGACATCAAGTCATACGGCGAGCCGGGCGGCGCCGCCCCTCACCGCGTCTTTGTCCCTCACGGGGGGTCGGGCGACCCCGGTGAATTCTACAAACCGTCCACCTTCAAGGAGGCGAGCAGCAAGCCGTGCCAGTTCTCCCCGGTGGAGGAGGTCTCGGAGCAATCCACGCCGGAGCAGAGTCCGGACAAGGAGGAGGCCGACGGCGCCGAGCGAGTCGCACCGCCGCCCACCTCCTCCAGCTTCAAACCTCCACCGTCTGCTCACAGCTGCTCGCAGCAGCTACACCGCAGCGGCAGCGTGGAGGAGAACGCCACCAGCTTCCTGTTCGGCCTCTCACGCAGCCAGCAGCACCTCGCCAGGCCGGGTCCGGGCGGCGCCCTGAAGGGGTGGCACTCTGACATCCTGCTGGGCCCCGTCACCGTCTCCACCTCCTCGCTGACCGGAGGCTGGTACCTCTCCTCTGACTCCGCCCGCTTCTACTCCACCTCAGCCATCCTGAGCAGCGGCGGCTTGGCGGCGTACGGTTGCGGCGCCGGGCTGGAAGCGGTGCGGCGGCGTGGGCGTCAGAGGACCGGGGACAACGGCGACTCGAGGAGGAGCTGGCACGAGGAGAGCAGCTTCGAGAAGCAGCTGAAGAGGCGGAGCTGTCAGATGGAGTTTGGAGGCGGGCTCACAGACAGCCGGTCCAGAGACGACCTGCGACAGGTGAGCAGTCAGTCCAGCTTCTCCGGCAGTATGGAGGTCATCCAGGTGTCCTGA